In a genomic window of Flavobacterium crassostreae:
- the mce gene encoding methylmalonyl-CoA epimerase, producing the protein MLKIEHIGIAVQDLEASSLLFEKLLGTPAYKTEEVASEGVITSFFANGPNKIELLAATNPESPIAKFIQKKGEGMHHIAFAVTDIVAEIARLKAEGFVVLNETPKIGADNKLVAFLHPKSTQSVLIELCQDIK; encoded by the coding sequence ATGCTAAAAATAGAGCACATTGGGATTGCTGTCCAAGATTTGGAGGCGTCTAGTCTGTTGTTTGAAAAATTGTTAGGAACACCAGCCTATAAAACAGAAGAGGTGGCTAGTGAGGGAGTAATAACTTCGTTCTTTGCCAATGGTCCCAATAAAATAGAGCTCCTTGCGGCTACAAATCCAGAGAGTCCAATTGCTAAATTTATACAGAAAAAAGGCGAAGGAATGCATCACATTGCTTTTGCAGTCACGGATATTGTGGCTGAGATTGCTAGATTAAAGGCGGAAGGTTTTGTAGTCTTGAACGAAACACCCAAAATAGGGGCGGATAATAAGTTAGTGGCTTTTCTGCATCCCAAAAGCACTCAATCTGTTTTG